One Abyssisolibacter fermentans genomic window, GTAATTGTACAGAACTAAAAAATGCAATAAGCAAAAAATTTAATGTTCAGCCTACACAAGTTTTACCAAGTGCTGGTTCTGATGAAATGGTTGATATGATAGCCAAAACATTTGTAAATCATGGTGATGAAATTATTATGGCTGACATAACATTTCCTAGATATATAGCTACAACTAAAATGATGGGTGGAATCCCAGTAATTGTTCCTCTTAAAAATTGGACTTATGACCTTGATGGTATTTTAGAAAAAATAACACCTAAAACAAAAATTATATGGCTTTGTAATCCAAATAATCCAACTGGTACAATGGTTACCGAAAATGAAATATTAAACTTTTTAAAAAAAGTACCTAGTAATGTCATTGTTATATACGATGAAGCATACAACGAATATGTAACAAGAGATGATTATCCAAAAAATAGTGTAAATCTTTTAAAAGACTACTCCAATTTAATAATTCTAAAAACATTTTCTAAAATGTATGGATTAGCTTCTTTAAGAGTTGGTTATACTATTTCATCAGAAGAAATTATAGCTAATATTAATAAAATAAGATGTCCATTTGACGTTAATAGATTTGCTCAAGCTGCTGCATTAGCTGCCTTACAAGATGAAGATTTTGTGAAAAAATGCTATGAACTTAATAAACAAGGTAAAGAATATTTATATTCTGAATTTGACAAAATGGGCTTTGAATACCCAAAATCAGAAACTAATCATATCTTTGTTAATGTTGAGCAAGACG contains:
- the hisC gene encoding histidinol-phosphate transaminase — protein: MSISFRKEIKDLVAYKPGKPIEDVKREYGLTDVIKLASNENPLGASPKVKEALKKVMDEFALYPDGNCTELKNAISKKFNVQPTQVLPSAGSDEMVDMIAKTFVNHGDEIIMADITFPRYIATTKMMGGIPVIVPLKNWTYDLDGILEKITPKTKIIWLCNPNNPTGTMVTENEILNFLKKVPSNVIVIYDEAYNEYVTRDDYPKNSVNLLKDYSNLIILKTFSKMYGLASLRVGYTISSEEIIANINKIRCPFDVNRFAQAAALAALQDEDFVKKCYELNKQGKEYLYSEFDKMGFEYPKSETNHIFVNVEQDAQQVFLELQKRGMIIRPMMGTWIRVSIGTMEQNKLFIEKLKEVLKK